The Elusimicrobiota bacterium genomic sequence CGTAGGCGATGGGATGCCGGTAGGCCAGCCTCAGGAAGAGGTCGGTCTCTTCGCACATCCGAAAGGAGGGGCAGAACCACCAGGCCCGGTCCTCTGGAAGGGCGCTCCGGCGTATCATGACCGTGTTGATTTGGAGGTAATAGCCGCCCAGGAGGGCGCGGAAGGCGTCCCCGTCCGGAGGGCGGCGGTCGTAGAGGAGAGCCTCCCTCCCGGTGTTTTCCCAGAAGCGGATCGAGTTGCAGAACACGAGAGCCACGTCTGCCTGGAAGGCGGCGACCTGCTTCTCGAGCTTCTCGGGAAGGAAAATGTCATCCTGGTCGAGGAAGCTGATGTATCGCCCCCTGGAGAGCTCCAGGGCTTTATTGCGCGCCTCGCCGAGGGGGATGAGGCGGTCCGAGCGGAAGTACCTCAACCTCTCATCGAAGCCCTGAGCCAGGCGCCCGGTCGCGTCGGTGGATGCATCATCGAAGAGGACGATCTCGAAATCGCCCATGGTCTGGGCGTAGACGGACGCGATGGCTTGGCGGATGAACTTTTCCCCGTTGTAGGCATTTATGATGACAGTGACCAGGGGAGCGGCCGCGGGGCTCATCGAGACGTCGCCTTTACGCGCAGGGACTCGGAATATTCGCGCACCGCTCCGATCACCGCTTCCACGTCCTGGTCGTTCAGGCCGCAGTGCAGGGGCACGGTCACGATCTCCTGCCAGAGGCGCTCGGCCCTGGGCAGGGGGCCGCGGGCGAATTTCTTAAAGAAGGGCTGGATGTGGTTGGCGATGTAATGAAGGCCGGTGCCCACGCCCCGGGACTTCAAGAGCTCCATGAAGGCGTCCCGACTCTCGGCGGGGACCCGGACGATGTAGATGTGAGGCGCGGCTCCGGGATCCGTCTTCAGGGGCGTAACACCGGCCAGCCCCTTGAAGGCGTCGTCGTAGCGGCGGCAGATATCTCTTCTGCGCGCGATGAAGCCGGGAAGCTTCTTTAACTGCTCCAAGCCCACGGCCGCGCAAAAGTTCGGCATGTGGTAGCGAAAGCCCGGGGAAACCACCTCGTAGAAATAGGTCCGGGTGTTCTTGTAGCGGTGCCAGGTGTCCTTGTCTATGCCCAGGATGCGCATGCGCCGGATATCCTCGGCAAGAGCCTCGTCGGCCACGGCCACGGCTCCCCCCTCCCCTGTGGTGATGTTCTTAATCGGGTCGAAGCTAAAGCAGACCGCGTCCCCGCAAGTCCCGACCTTGCGGCCCTGGTGCTCGGAACCGAAGGCGTGGGCCGCGTCCTCCACGACCTTGAACCCCCGTTTTCCCGCCAAGGCCATGAGGCGCTCCATGTCGCAGGAGCTGCCGCAGAAATGTACGGGCATGACGGCCTTGGTCTTGGGCGTAAGCCGACCTTCCACGTCGCCCACGTCCAAGAGCAAAGACTCCTCGTAAGACTCCGCGAAGACCGGAACAGCGCCCAGCGCCAGCACCGCCTGCACGCAGGCCGCGAAAGTGATCGAAGGCAGGATGACCTCGTCTCCCGGCCCGACCCCGAGGGCGGCTAGGGCGATATGAAGGGCCGAGGTGCCGGTGTTAACCGCTATGACGTGCTTGGCTCCCAGGTATTTCTTGAGCTCCTCCTCGAATTGAAAAACGGTCGAGCCCAGGCCCAGCCAGCCGGTCTCGAAAACCTTCTGCATGGCCAGGATCTCCTCCGGGCCGGTCACTGGTTTTGAAATGGCGATCATGATTTACCTCAGTTTCCTTCTATCAATTCCCTGGCGTCCGCGACGCGGCCCAGCCGCCAGAGAATCCTGCCCTGCAGGTCGCGCAAAGAAGGGTTTGCGGGATCCTGGCGCAAGGCGGCCTGCGAATGCGCCAAGGCCTGCTCCAGGTTGGCGCGCTTAGGAGGCCCCTCTCCCGCCAAAGAAGCCTCATGCTGGGCCAGCTCGGA encodes the following:
- a CDS encoding glycosyltransferase, coding for MSPAAAPLVTVIINAYNGEKFIRQAIASVYAQTMGDFEIVLFDDASTDATGRLAQGFDERLRYFRSDRLIPLGEARNKALELSRGRYISFLDQDDIFLPEKLEKQVAAFQADVALVFCNSIRFWENTGREALLYDRRPPDGDAFRALLGGYYLQINTVMIRRSALPEDRAWWFCPSFRMCEETDLFLRLAYRHPIAYVDEPLAKYRIHGQNFSVRRREYLISEQEAILKRLEGLVPDFAILYAREISRLSAEIRRAEAQIHWKEGRRLRAWKAYLEGMRRNPRPVYAAEMALSLLLPFGALPVLREWLGKPI
- a CDS encoding DegT/DnrJ/EryC1/StrS family aminotransferase, with the translated sequence MIAISKPVTGPEEILAMQKVFETGWLGLGSTVFQFEEELKKYLGAKHVIAVNTGTSALHIALAALGVGPGDEVILPSITFAACVQAVLALGAVPVFAESYEESLLLDVGDVEGRLTPKTKAVMPVHFCGSSCDMERLMALAGKRGFKVVEDAAHAFGSEHQGRKVGTCGDAVCFSFDPIKNITTGEGGAVAVADEALAEDIRRMRILGIDKDTWHRYKNTRTYFYEVVSPGFRYHMPNFCAAVGLEQLKKLPGFIARRRDICRRYDDAFKGLAGVTPLKTDPGAAPHIYIVRVPAESRDAFMELLKSRGVGTGLHYIANHIQPFFKKFARGPLPRAERLWQEIVTVPLHCGLNDQDVEAVIGAVREYSESLRVKATSR